Proteins encoded by one window of Melopsittacus undulatus isolate bMelUnd1 chromosome 23, bMelUnd1.mat.Z, whole genome shotgun sequence:
- the TRAPPC5 gene encoding trafficking protein particle complex subunit 5, protein MEPRFTRPKAPSLDRPLWGSRSEVPAGAFALLFSELVQYSQRRVRSVAELQARLARLGRHVGPRALEALAARERPGRRDTRLLPALLFVKGPLWRGLFGREAERLEQANDDARTYYVIEREPLVNAFVSVPRHNSSLNCAAFTAGLLEAALAAGGFPARVTAHWHKGTTLMIKFEEGVIARERSLEGR, encoded by the coding sequence ATGGAGCCGCGCTTCACCCGCCCCAAAGCCCCCTCCCTGGACCGCCCCCTGTGGGGCTCCCGCTCTGAGGTCCCGGCCGGAGCCTTCGCGCTGCTGTTCTCGGAGCTGGTTCAGTACAGCCAGCGCCGCGTGCGCTCGGTGGCGGAGCTGCAGGCGCGACTGGCGCGCCTGGGCCGCCACGTGGGTCCTCGCGCCCTCGAGGCCCTGGCGGCGCGGGAGCGGCCGGGGCGCCGGGACACGCGCCTGCTGCCGGCGCTGCTGTTCGTCAAGGGGCCTCTGTGGCGAGGCCTGTTCGGGCGCGAGGCCGAGCGCCTGGAGCAGGCCAACGACGACGCCAGGACCTACTACGTGATCGAGCGCGAGCCGCTGGTGAACGCGTTCGTGTCGGTGCCGCGGCACAACAGCAGCCTCAACTGCGCCGCGTTCACCGCGGGGCTGCTGGAGGCTGCGCTCGCAGCCGGAGGCTTCCCCGCCAGGGTCACTGCTCACTGGCACAAGGGAACCACCCTCATGATCAAGTTCGAGGAGGGAGTGATCGCCAGGGAGAGGAGCCTGGAggggaggtga